In the Longimicrobiales bacterium genome, one interval contains:
- the ligA gene encoding NAD-dependent DNA ligase LigA, producing MNSTPPDPDTGADAPPEARAEAERLGEELRRYAHLYYVEARPEVGDDEYDRLFRRLQTLEAEFPVFLTGDSPTQRVGAEPNDKFETVDHVAPLLSLDSTQDEVELRRFDDRVRKALGEGHPPTYIMEPKLDGASIELVYVDGVLTRAVTRGNGRAGEGVTDNIRTIPTVPLRLNTDVRSAPSLLSLRGEVLMYISDFQDFNSALVDAGLDPYASPRNSAAGSVRQLDSRVTASRKLDLMVYDVLAVEGETFRTDTEGVQAIRDWGFRVPERIETAGSVEEILAYHERYGADRETLDYEIDGIVIKLDDFASRAAMGATSHHPRWAIAVKFPARQEVTRIDKIDIQVGRTGVLTPVAFLRPVVVGGVRVARASLHNREELKRKDIREGDTVRIQRAGDVIPQVVEVIGHEDEREAPFEMPTECPACGEEVYQEGPRTICPNRFGCGAQLKGRIIHFGAREALDIEGLGDETAAQFVSTGLVTTLADLFNLVPDQLVGLEGFAEKSANALFEAIQSRKAPELRRFLIGLGIPEVGVTVARDLAQAFGSMDAIRAASREELEAVDGIGPKMSKTITSFLAVEQNEAAIDAILACGVSPVAPEPLGEDLPDQGSAVFTGTIPIPRATAEAAWRSVGGRVISSVSKKTDYVVAGENAGSKLEKAERLGLTVFDFDEFVVKVHELGGEVPLP from the coding sequence GTGAATAGCACTCCTCCCGATCCCGACACCGGCGCTGATGCTCCGCCGGAGGCCCGAGCCGAGGCTGAACGCCTTGGTGAGGAACTCCGTCGTTATGCACACCTCTACTATGTAGAGGCGCGTCCTGAGGTTGGTGACGACGAGTACGACCGACTGTTCCGCCGGCTCCAAACGCTTGAGGCCGAATTCCCAGTGTTCCTGACCGGGGACTCGCCGACGCAGCGTGTGGGGGCAGAACCGAACGACAAATTCGAGACGGTGGACCACGTGGCACCGCTGCTGTCGCTCGATTCGACCCAGGACGAGGTCGAACTCCGTCGGTTCGACGACCGCGTGCGGAAAGCGTTGGGTGAGGGGCACCCGCCCACGTACATCATGGAGCCCAAGTTGGACGGCGCTTCCATCGAGTTGGTATACGTGGATGGTGTGCTCACACGTGCGGTGACACGCGGCAACGGCCGTGCCGGAGAGGGGGTCACGGACAACATCCGTACCATCCCTACAGTGCCGCTGCGGCTGAACACCGATGTTCGTTCAGCACCTTCGCTGCTGTCGCTACGCGGCGAGGTCCTGATGTATATCTCGGATTTCCAGGACTTCAACTCTGCCCTGGTCGATGCAGGTCTCGATCCATACGCGTCGCCTCGGAATTCGGCTGCGGGATCGGTTCGCCAGCTCGACTCGCGGGTGACGGCTTCCCGGAAGCTCGACCTTATGGTGTACGATGTGCTCGCGGTGGAAGGCGAGACGTTCCGAACGGATACTGAGGGTGTCCAAGCGATCCGCGATTGGGGCTTCCGGGTGCCGGAGCGGATTGAGACAGCGGGCTCCGTCGAGGAGATCTTGGCGTACCACGAACGATACGGTGCAGACCGCGAGACTCTCGATTATGAGATCGACGGCATCGTGATCAAGCTCGACGATTTCGCGTCCCGGGCGGCGATGGGTGCCACCTCCCATCATCCCCGCTGGGCTATTGCTGTCAAATTTCCAGCGCGGCAAGAAGTCACACGCATCGACAAAATCGACATCCAAGTGGGGCGCACGGGTGTACTCACACCCGTGGCCTTTCTCCGTCCAGTGGTCGTTGGTGGTGTCAGGGTGGCTCGGGCATCTCTGCACAATCGCGAAGAACTCAAGCGGAAAGACATCCGCGAGGGTGACACGGTGCGCATCCAGCGTGCCGGAGATGTGATCCCGCAGGTCGTCGAGGTCATCGGGCACGAAGACGAGCGTGAGGCCCCGTTCGAGATGCCGACGGAATGTCCGGCGTGCGGTGAAGAGGTCTACCAAGAGGGTCCACGGACCATCTGCCCGAATCGGTTCGGATGCGGGGCGCAACTGAAGGGGCGCATCATCCACTTCGGTGCTCGGGAAGCGCTCGACATCGAGGGGCTTGGAGACGAGACCGCCGCGCAGTTCGTCTCGACGGGTCTCGTGACGACGCTCGCGGACCTGTTCAACCTAGTGCCGGACCAGCTCGTGGGGCTCGAGGGGTTTGCCGAGAAGTCCGCAAACGCGCTCTTCGAGGCGATTCAGTCCAGGAAGGCCCCTGAGCTTCGCCGCTTCCTCATTGGTCTCGGGATTCCCGAGGTAGGCGTCACGGTGGCGCGGGATCTGGCGCAGGCATTTGGGAGCATGGACGCGATTCGGGCGGCATCCAGAGAGGAACTCGAAGCCGTGGACGGCATCGGGCCGAAGATGAGCAAGACCATCACCAGCTTTCTCGCGGTGGAGCAGAACGAGGCAGCGATCGACGCGATTTTGGCGTGCGGGGTGTCTCCCGTGGCGCCCGAGCCCCTCGGGGAAGATCTTCCTGATCAAGGATCCGCGGTCTTCACCGGAACGATTCCGATCCCTCGCGCCACCGCTGAAGCGGCCTGGCGTTCGGTCGGTGGACGCGTCATTTCGTCGGTGTCCAAGAAAACCGACTATGTGGTCGCGGGTGAAAACGCAGGCTCCAAGCTGGAGAAGGCTGAACGACTCGGCCTGACTGTTTTCGATTTCGACGAGTTCGTGGTGAAGGTGCACGAACTCGGCGGCGAGGTGCCCCTCCCGTGA
- the dacB gene encoding D-alanyl-D-alanine carboxypeptidase/D-alanyl-D-alanine-endopeptidase, with amino-acid sequence MGYSTAAALARAMKMDTGRTPGEVATMDGINSVRSLLCSAARPRTGGSVAKSMVLLALFAAQTACAGIGGGFHGVDRDAVEATLDTSPVDQVHFGVMAVDVRTGRALYARNAHRKFVPASNQKVLVTSTALSLLGPDYRYETEVWATGSRMDSMLDGDIVVLASGDPTMSDRFWASGEAALAAIADTLHRRGLRHLTGSVFVDVSQWDSTTVGPTWEVEDLRFAYGSTGGAFAIDEGEIQVVVTAGPAVGTPASVEWSPRGTSDYLTSRILTAPPDSSTRVRPFYLPESRRLVLEGRTGLGTVDTASFAIRDPVRQATAALGTAIRQAGITMEGTARVAWADSMRVGRGCLSGLVQECPNAGHIFTFSSPPLAVISQQLLERSQNWMTEQLIRTLGAELGEEGSWDEGVDVIRTFLTEEVGIDSLDVAPRDGSGLSAYNLVTPRALVSILSFMRHSENWDIFKEALASPGEEDSTLEHRLLDLEGRVFAKTGTISNVNSLSGYLVREDGSEVIFSVLSNGSGLPASVVRAAIDDVVRDLAR; translated from the coding sequence TTGGGGTATTCGACCGCTGCAGCGCTGGCTCGTGCGATGAAGATGGACACGGGCCGAACCCCTGGTGAGGTTGCGACCATGGATGGAATCAACAGCGTACGGAGTCTCCTGTGCTCTGCGGCACGTCCCCGAACGGGCGGGTCGGTCGCCAAGAGTATGGTCCTACTCGCCCTCTTCGCTGCGCAGACGGCGTGCGCCGGAATTGGGGGTGGGTTCCATGGAGTAGACCGGGACGCGGTGGAGGCCACGCTCGACACCTCCCCCGTGGATCAGGTGCACTTCGGTGTCATGGCCGTCGACGTACGAACAGGCCGCGCTCTGTACGCTCGTAATGCTCACCGGAAGTTCGTGCCGGCCTCGAATCAGAAGGTGTTGGTCACATCTACCGCCCTCTCGCTTCTTGGACCTGACTACCGGTACGAGACGGAAGTGTGGGCCACAGGCTCACGTATGGACTCCATGCTCGACGGAGACATCGTCGTGTTGGCCTCCGGCGACCCGACGATGTCGGACCGTTTCTGGGCGTCGGGTGAAGCGGCGCTCGCCGCGATCGCCGATACGCTGCACCGACGCGGACTCCGCCACCTCACGGGATCGGTGTTCGTGGATGTGTCCCAGTGGGACTCCACGACGGTCGGGCCTACGTGGGAGGTCGAAGATCTCCGCTTCGCATACGGCTCGACAGGCGGTGCCTTCGCGATCGACGAGGGTGAGATCCAAGTCGTTGTGACGGCGGGCCCTGCCGTGGGCACTCCGGCAAGCGTGGAGTGGAGTCCTCGAGGGACGAGTGACTATCTCACATCTCGGATCCTCACCGCACCACCTGACAGCAGCACTCGCGTGCGTCCTTTCTACCTTCCCGAGTCTCGGAGATTGGTCCTAGAGGGTCGAACTGGGCTGGGGACCGTGGACACGGCCTCCTTCGCCATTCGCGATCCGGTGCGTCAGGCCACAGCGGCCCTCGGCACAGCGATACGGCAGGCGGGCATCACCATGGAAGGCACGGCCCGGGTCGCATGGGCCGACAGCATGCGTGTCGGACGTGGATGTCTCTCGGGTCTCGTACAAGAGTGTCCCAACGCCGGACACATCTTCACGTTCTCGTCACCCCCGCTGGCCGTCATCTCGCAACAACTCCTCGAGCGCAGCCAAAACTGGATGACCGAACAGCTCATCCGCACACTGGGCGCCGAACTGGGAGAAGAAGGGAGCTGGGATGAGGGGGTCGATGTGATTCGGACGTTCCTCACCGAGGAAGTCGGCATCGACAGCCTCGACGTGGCCCCGCGGGACGGCTCCGGCCTGTCCGCGTATAACCTGGTCACTCCGAGGGCGCTGGTCAGCATCTTGTCCTTCATGCGTCACAGCGAGAATTGGGACATCTTCAAAGAGGCGCTCGCGTCGCCCGGAGAGGAGGACTCGACGCTCGAACACCGCCTTCTCGACCTCGAAGGTCGCGTCTTCGCGAAGACCGGCACGATCTCAAATGTGAACTCTCTCTCCGGATATCTCGTAAGAGAGGATGGTAGTGAGGTCATATTCTCTGTCCTGTCCAACGGTTCGGGCTTACCTGCCTCCGTTGTCCGGGCTGCCATAGATGACGTCGTGCGCGATCTAGCCCGCTGA
- a CDS encoding calcium/sodium antiporter gives MPELTGDVVLLICGIGVLYYGAEWLVRGSARLAASLGVSPIVVGLTIVSFGTSAPELVVCTVAAISGNPNLAIGNVMGSNLANIGLILGLTALVRPLEVHARVVWRELPLMLIITLALYPLIWDDLELSRGDGVLLLMALVAYLLFVFQSSEDEAPESLGEDEDFMKHSDQATQRVSLGDVGWVVVGSGCLVLGGYAIVEGAVEVAGALGISEIVIGLTVVAVGTSLPELATSMIAAMRQEADIAVGNVIGSNIFNVAAILGTASFLEPLTIPESVLYRELPAVVLMSLLLFPVLRSGWKIRRWEGAILLSAYCAVVVILL, from the coding sequence TTGCCCGAGCTGACCGGTGATGTAGTTCTGCTGATCTGCGGCATCGGGGTCCTCTACTACGGTGCTGAATGGCTCGTGAGGGGCTCCGCTCGGCTCGCCGCATCGCTCGGCGTGAGTCCGATCGTCGTTGGGCTCACGATCGTCTCGTTCGGAACGTCAGCGCCTGAGTTGGTCGTGTGCACCGTCGCAGCAATAAGCGGGAATCCGAACCTGGCCATCGGGAACGTGATGGGCTCCAACCTCGCCAACATCGGCCTGATTCTCGGTCTCACGGCGCTTGTCCGGCCCCTCGAGGTTCACGCACGGGTAGTTTGGCGCGAGCTGCCGCTCATGTTGATCATCACGCTCGCCCTGTATCCGCTCATTTGGGATGACCTTGAGTTGAGCCGAGGTGACGGTGTCCTGCTCCTTATGGCGCTCGTGGCGTATCTGCTCTTCGTCTTCCAGTCCTCAGAGGATGAAGCCCCGGAGAGTCTGGGTGAGGACGAGGACTTCATGAAGCACTCGGATCAGGCCACACAACGCGTATCCTTAGGTGACGTGGGTTGGGTAGTGGTCGGCTCGGGCTGCCTCGTCTTGGGTGGTTACGCCATCGTCGAAGGGGCAGTAGAAGTGGCTGGCGCTCTCGGCATTTCGGAAATCGTGATCGGACTCACCGTGGTGGCCGTCGGGACTTCGCTACCGGAGTTGGCGACTTCGATGATCGCTGCGATGAGGCAAGAGGCGGATATCGCCGTGGGGAACGTCATCGGATCCAACATTTTCAATGTCGCCGCGATTCTTGGAACAGCTTCGTTCCTCGAGCCCCTCACGATTCCTGAGAGTGTGCTTTACCGGGAATTGCCGGCGGTTGTTCTCATGTCATTGCTGCTCTTCCCTGTGCTGCGCAGTGGCTGGAAGATCCGCCGTTGGGAGGGAGCGATCCTGCTGAGCGCCTACTGCGCCGTCGTAGTCATCCTGCTCTAG
- a CDS encoding response regulator encodes MLVVDDEPAVTRVIARFLENTGRYEVVEVNDPLRAVEIAKAFAPQLAVLDIVMQGLDGGELLARLRVLDDLSEFPAMSR; translated from the coding sequence ATTCTAGTCGTAGACGACGAACCCGCAGTCACGAGAGTCATCGCCCGCTTCCTCGAGAACACGGGCCGGTACGAGGTAGTTGAGGTGAACGACCCCTTAAGGGCGGTCGAAATCGCGAAGGCATTCGCCCCTCAACTCGCGGTCTTGGACATCGTCATGCAGGGCTTAGATGGTGGGGAGCTCCTCGCGCGGCTACGCGTCTTGGATGACCTGTCCGAGTTCCCAGCCATGAGTCGGTGA
- a CDS encoding amidohydrolase family protein — translation MKRHHSLLGFVMAAATVFALAAPIAAQGGGMEVTTLRGADEGDGPHERLILRGVTYIDGAGSPPLGPVDIVVEGDRIAEIRSVGFPGVPIDERRRPGDPTREIDLTGHYVLPGFVDMHAHTGGGGKAPQAEYTYKLWMGNGITTSRGVGHGPMMWALEEKAKSERNEIVAPRMYTYARPGEGWDQGAVNTPEKAREWVRYAAAVDVDGAKIDGLKLSSLPPAIMEALIDEAHKHGLGTVAHLAQTGVARMNALDAAELGLDMMTHYYGLFEALFDDQTIQDFPNDYNYNNEQHRFGQVGRLWYQSAERGSDTWNELIDRFLELDFGIDPTMTIYEASRDVMRAREADWHEEYTLPTQWDYYQASRQAHGSYWFYWTSEDEYHWGKFYEKWMQFLNDYKNAGGIVTTGSDSGFIYKLYGFDYIRELELLREAGFNPLEVIRAATYHGAVQLHKPSGQENNLQFGVLEVGAKADMVVVEENPLANLKVLYGNGAWRLNDETGENERVGGIKYTIKDGIVYDAQQLLADVREMVREQKEARVISEQGSH, via the coding sequence ATGAAGAGGCACCACTCGCTGCTTGGCTTTGTGATGGCAGCAGCTACCGTCTTCGCCCTGGCCGCTCCTATCGCTGCTCAAGGCGGCGGAATGGAAGTGACCACCCTCAGGGGAGCGGACGAAGGCGACGGACCGCACGAGCGACTCATCCTGCGTGGCGTGACCTATATCGACGGTGCGGGCAGCCCGCCGTTGGGCCCGGTCGACATTGTTGTGGAGGGCGACAGGATCGCCGAGATCCGCAGCGTCGGCTTCCCCGGCGTGCCGATCGACGAACGACGCCGTCCGGGCGACCCCACGCGTGAAATCGACCTGACCGGCCACTACGTGCTGCCCGGCTTCGTCGACATGCATGCCCACACCGGTGGTGGGGGCAAGGCGCCGCAGGCCGAGTACACGTACAAGCTGTGGATGGGCAACGGCATCACGACGTCACGCGGCGTCGGCCACGGTCCCATGATGTGGGCGCTCGAAGAGAAGGCGAAGTCCGAACGCAACGAGATCGTCGCTCCGCGGATGTACACCTACGCCCGCCCGGGTGAAGGGTGGGATCAAGGGGCGGTGAACACACCAGAAAAGGCCCGTGAATGGGTCCGCTACGCTGCCGCAGTCGACGTAGATGGTGCCAAGATCGATGGCCTAAAGCTGTCCTCGCTTCCGCCCGCGATCATGGAAGCTCTCATTGATGAGGCCCATAAGCACGGCCTCGGTACTGTCGCCCACTTGGCGCAGACCGGTGTGGCACGTATGAATGCGCTCGATGCAGCCGAACTGGGTCTCGACATGATGACCCACTACTACGGTCTCTTCGAGGCGCTCTTCGACGACCAGACCATTCAGGACTTTCCAAACGACTACAACTACAACAACGAACAGCATCGTTTCGGGCAGGTCGGCCGCCTTTGGTATCAGTCCGCAGAACGTGGCTCCGATACCTGGAACGAGCTTATCGATCGGTTCCTGGAGCTCGACTTCGGCATCGACCCCACCATGACGATCTACGAAGCGAGCCGTGACGTGATGCGCGCCCGTGAGGCCGATTGGCATGAGGAGTACACACTCCCCACGCAGTGGGACTACTACCAGGCCAGCCGGCAGGCGCATGGGTCCTACTGGTTCTACTGGACCAGCGAAGACGAGTACCACTGGGGCAAGTTCTACGAAAAATGGATGCAGTTCCTGAACGACTACAAGAACGCTGGTGGCATCGTCACCACGGGTTCGGATTCAGGCTTCATCTACAAGCTCTACGGCTTCGACTACATTCGTGAGCTTGAGCTTCTCCGCGAGGCCGGATTCAACCCGCTCGAGGTGATCCGGGCCGCCACATACCACGGCGCCGTGCAGCTACACAAGCCGAGTGGCCAGGAGAACAATCTGCAGTTCGGCGTACTCGAAGTGGGCGCGAAGGCCGACATGGTCGTCGTCGAAGAAAACCCACTGGCCAACCTCAAGGTGCTCTACGGCAACGGTGCCTGGCGCCTGAACGACGAGACCGGCGAGAACGAGCGTGTCGGCGGCATCAAGTACACGATCAAAGACGGTATCGTGTACGACGCGCAGCAGCTGCTCGCGGACGTCCGTGAGATGGTTCGCGAGCAGAAGGAAGCGCGCGTGATCAGCGAGCAGGGTTCGCACTAG
- the polX gene encoding DNA polymerase/3'-5' exonuclease PolX, producing the protein MENLDVSRTLTELADLLEIQGASMFRIRAYRNAVNTINSLSRPLYSMLEAGEDLTELPGVGKSVAKYIGELLDTGKISRMEEVSAEFPRTLVELMRLDGVGPKKARKLFDELEICTVDDLERELQSGRVQKLEGFGAKSADKIIRAIDDHRKHTGRFQIHQVEKLIAPVLDHVRAATGVGRVAVAGSLRRRKETIGDVDILAEFDGDGTPIVDHFVGYSGAERIDGAGSTKGSVVLHSGLQVDLRVIPPRSFGAALQYFSGSKEHNVSVRTRAVRQGLRVNEWGVFRVPEDADPETLEKEDGERLAGDTEEGVYEALGMRWVPPVLRENRGEVESATSGELPALVSLEDMKGDLQMHSTWSDGEASIEEMARACLARGYEYFALTDHSQAMAMVGGLTPERARAQWEEIAEVQEGVPEILILRSVEVDILKDGSLDLPDDVLEELDVVVVSVHSLMDQDRKTMTERVIRAIRHPSVDILAHPTGRRINRREPFEMDVEAVLEVAAAASVAVELNANPNRLDLNDVHVHRAQELGVPVVISTDAHSPRGLADMRYGVDQARRGWLEAADVLNTRSVEDMKTWLGRRA; encoded by the coding sequence ATGGAGAACCTCGATGTCTCGCGCACGCTCACGGAGCTGGCGGATCTGCTCGAGATCCAGGGTGCGTCTATGTTCCGCATTCGAGCATACCGCAACGCGGTCAACACGATCAACTCGCTGAGTCGTCCGCTCTATTCGATGCTCGAGGCGGGCGAAGACCTCACCGAGTTGCCGGGAGTGGGGAAGAGCGTCGCCAAGTACATCGGCGAGCTGCTCGACACAGGAAAGATCAGCCGCATGGAAGAGGTTTCTGCGGAGTTCCCACGGACATTAGTCGAGCTGATGCGCTTGGACGGGGTCGGGCCTAAGAAGGCGCGCAAGCTGTTCGACGAGCTTGAGATTTGCACCGTAGACGACTTGGAGCGTGAGCTGCAGTCGGGGCGCGTGCAGAAGTTAGAAGGCTTCGGCGCGAAGAGTGCCGACAAGATCATTCGGGCCATCGACGACCATCGGAAGCACACAGGGCGCTTCCAGATCCACCAGGTCGAGAAGCTGATCGCGCCGGTTCTCGATCATGTCCGCGCTGCCACTGGCGTGGGCCGTGTGGCGGTCGCGGGGAGTCTGCGCCGGCGCAAAGAGACGATTGGCGACGTTGACATCCTTGCTGAGTTCGACGGAGACGGCACTCCCATTGTCGACCACTTCGTGGGCTACTCTGGCGCGGAGCGGATCGACGGAGCAGGGAGTACCAAGGGCAGTGTTGTGCTTCATTCCGGCCTGCAGGTCGACCTTCGGGTCATCCCGCCGCGCTCCTTCGGGGCGGCCCTGCAGTACTTCAGCGGTTCGAAGGAGCACAACGTCTCGGTGCGGACCCGAGCGGTGCGCCAAGGACTGCGCGTGAATGAATGGGGTGTGTTTCGAGTGCCCGAGGACGCGGACCCAGAGACGCTGGAGAAAGAAGATGGCGAGCGGTTGGCTGGGGACACGGAGGAAGGCGTGTACGAGGCGCTCGGGATGAGGTGGGTACCTCCCGTATTGCGTGAGAATCGGGGTGAAGTGGAGTCGGCCACGTCAGGGGAACTGCCCGCTCTCGTCTCCCTAGAGGACATGAAGGGGGACCTTCAGATGCACTCCACTTGGAGTGACGGGGAGGCTTCCATTGAGGAGATGGCGCGTGCATGTTTGGCGCGCGGCTACGAGTACTTCGCGCTCACCGACCATAGCCAGGCTATGGCCATGGTTGGCGGGCTTACGCCCGAGCGAGCGCGCGCGCAGTGGGAAGAGATCGCGGAAGTTCAGGAGGGTGTCCCTGAGATCCTCATCCTTCGAAGCGTCGAGGTCGACATTCTCAAAGACGGCTCCCTCGATCTCCCCGACGACGTTCTCGAAGAACTTGATGTGGTCGTCGTGTCCGTGCATTCATTGATGGACCAAGACCGCAAAACGATGACGGAGCGTGTGATACGTGCCATTCGACATCCATCTGTCGATATATTGGCCCACCCCACTGGGCGCCGAATCAACCGCCGCGAACCGTTCGAGATGGATGTTGAAGCAGTTCTCGAAGTTGCGGCGGCGGCCTCCGTGGCAGTGGAGTTGAACGCGAACCCGAACCGACTGGACCTCAACGACGTGCATGTTCACCGCGCCCAGGAACTGGGAGTACCCGTCGTTATCAGCACAGATGCGCATTCCCCGCGGGGGCTTGCTGATATGCGCTACGGAGTAGATCAAGCGCGGCGGGGCTGGCTCGAAGCGGCGGATGTGTTGAATACGCGGTCGGTCGAGGACATGAAGACGTGGCTGGGTCGGAGAGCATGA
- a CDS encoding alpha/beta hydrolase, with product MARRPVLERTLWPLVAALFVATSADTAAQGLIGAGDLSELPVPEADARIAYGDDAFQFGDLYLPAGPGEHPVLAFIHGGCFLSAFNLDHAAGLARAIADRGYAVWSIEYRRVGDEGGGWPNTFKDVGMGLDHLRDVASEYSLDIGRVVVSGHSAGGTLALWAAGRDKIDEGSELWTAEPLDVHAVLGLAAVGDLEAAQMNGACGNVVDRLMGGTPVQVPERYAAGSPMQLAPITQPVQLVVGLLDRAWTPASVSYLYRAIAVGADRIDLVELPESGHFEMIVPTTESFQRVADTVEASFREIASRN from the coding sequence ATGGCTCGAAGACCAGTTCTAGAACGCACCCTGTGGCCCCTGGTCGCCGCGCTCTTCGTGGCAACATCGGCCGATACCGCTGCTCAGGGGCTGATCGGTGCAGGGGACCTCTCCGAGCTCCCAGTCCCGGAAGCCGACGCCCGAATAGCATACGGAGACGATGCGTTTCAGTTCGGCGACCTGTACCTACCGGCCGGACCCGGTGAACACCCGGTTCTGGCGTTCATCCACGGTGGATGTTTCCTGTCTGCGTTCAACTTGGATCATGCGGCCGGCCTGGCGCGTGCCATTGCAGATCGAGGCTACGCTGTGTGGAGCATCGAGTACCGTCGGGTCGGCGATGAGGGTGGCGGTTGGCCGAACACGTTCAAAGACGTAGGCATGGGGCTCGATCATCTCCGTGACGTGGCGAGCGAATATTCACTCGATATCGGTCGTGTTGTCGTGAGTGGGCACTCTGCGGGCGGTACGCTCGCTCTCTGGGCCGCTGGGCGAGACAAGATCGACGAAGGCAGCGAACTGTGGACCGCGGAACCACTCGATGTCCACGCCGTCCTCGGCCTCGCCGCTGTGGGGGATCTCGAAGCGGCTCAGATGAACGGAGCGTGCGGAAACGTCGTCGATCGTCTCATGGGCGGAACTCCGGTACAGGTCCCGGAACGTTACGCCGCCGGCTCGCCTATGCAGCTCGCACCGATCACTCAGCCAGTCCAACTCGTGGTAGGCCTTCTCGATCGAGCGTGGACGCCTGCCTCGGTGTCGTACCTCTATCGGGCGATCGCTGTCGGCGCAGACAGGATCGACCTCGTTGAGCTCCCCGAATCAGGCCACTTCGAGATGATCGTCCCCACCACCGAGTCGTTCCAGCGGGTGGCAGACACCGTAGAGGCCTCCTTTCGAGAAATCGCCTCCAGAAACTGA
- a CDS encoding aminotransferase class V-fold PLP-dependent enzyme → MNITDLRADTPGCATRVHLNNAGASLMPRPVIAAIQEHLDLETTIGGYEAEAEAAPKIAKAYEQVATLLSTEPGNIAFTEHATASFVSALSAIPFERGDVVVTTRHDYVSNQIQYLALSERFGVEVVRAPDAPESGVDLVAMEQIIHKRRPRLVAVTHIPTSSGLVQDVHAVGQMCRARNIIYMVDGCQSVGQMPVDVESIGCDFFSATARKYLRGPRGAGFLYVSNRALDAGLEPLFPDLRGADWIDADLYQPAPDAKRFETWEFFWGLVLATGAAAQYATDLGLGNIQERSWALAAKLRGLLTAMDGVEVLDHGAVLSATVTLSVDGWSPPDLVRELRKRGINTTGQSRIDAVIDYDHKSVDGSLRASPHYFNTEDELDVFVGALHEITGKG, encoded by the coding sequence TTGAACATCACCGATCTCAGGGCTGACACACCCGGCTGCGCAACACGGGTCCATCTGAACAACGCCGGAGCGTCCCTGATGCCACGGCCCGTGATCGCCGCAATTCAGGAACACCTCGATCTTGAGACGACGATCGGTGGGTATGAGGCTGAGGCCGAAGCCGCCCCCAAGATCGCGAAGGCCTACGAGCAGGTGGCGACGCTCCTGAGTACTGAGCCGGGAAACATCGCCTTTACCGAGCATGCCACAGCTTCCTTCGTGTCCGCACTCTCGGCCATTCCATTCGAGCGGGGGGACGTGGTCGTCACGACCCGTCACGACTACGTCTCGAATCAGATCCAGTACCTCGCTCTGTCCGAACGCTTCGGGGTCGAGGTCGTCCGTGCGCCTGACGCTCCCGAGAGTGGCGTGGATCTCGTGGCCATGGAGCAGATCATCCACAAGCGACGGCCCCGCTTGGTGGCTGTGACCCATATCCCAACCAGCTCCGGCCTCGTTCAAGACGTGCATGCGGTGGGGCAGATGTGCCGCGCGCGTAACATCATCTACATGGTCGACGGGTGCCAATCCGTAGGGCAAATGCCGGTGGACGTGGAGTCGATCGGGTGTGACTTCTTCTCCGCGACAGCCCGGAAGTACTTGCGCGGGCCCCGGGGCGCCGGATTTCTCTACGTCTCCAATCGGGCCCTCGACGCGGGACTCGAGCCCCTCTTTCCGGATCTACGAGGAGCCGACTGGATCGATGCAGATCTCTACCAACCGGCCCCCGACGCAAAACGCTTCGAGACGTGGGAGTTCTTCTGGGGTTTGGTCCTCGCTACCGGGGCTGCTGCGCAGTACGCCACCGACCTGGGCCTAGGCAACATCCAGGAGCGTTCGTGGGCACTCGCCGCGAAACTCAGGGGCTTGCTGACCGCCATGGACGGAGTCGAGGTGCTCGACCACGGCGCTGTCTTGAGTGCGACCGTCACTTTGTCAGTCGATGGCTGGTCGCCCCCAGACCTCGTTCGGGAACTCCGCAAACGAGGGATCAACACGACGGGTCAATCCCGGATCGACGCCGTCATCGACTACGACCACAAGAGCGTAGACGGCTCACTCCGTGCCTCGCCGCACTACTTCAACACTGAAGATGAGCTCGATGTTTTCGTGGGAGCGTTGCACGAAATCACCGGCAAAGGCTGA